One part of the Arabidopsis thaliana chromosome 1 sequence genome encodes these proteins:
- the PUP4 gene encoding purine permease 4 (purine permease 4 (PUP4); CONTAINS InterPro DOMAIN/s: Protein of unknown function DUF6, transmembrane (InterPro:IPR000620), Protein of unknown function DUF250 (InterPro:IPR004853); BEST Arabidopsis thaliana protein match is: purine permease 1 (TAIR:AT1G28230.1); Has 652 Blast hits to 644 proteins in 132 species: Archae - 10; Bacteria - 158; Metazoa - 37; Fungi - 9; Plants - 358; Viruses - 0; Other Eukaryotes - 80 (source: NCBI BLink).): MSDGRVNADPQQEENMVKPPVKRSLTLLIVTYFFLFFGSIASSLLAKYYFVYGGSSRWVSTWVQSAGFPLLLILIYFPHYVLKTTTRRPFTRFTLRHLIFSVLIGLVLGFNNFLFSWGTSYLPVSTSSLLLSTQLVFTLILSRIIVKQKITFSNLNCVVLLTLSSVLLALDSSKDKPSGLTKTKYFIGYVSTIGAGLLFALYLPVTEKLYRTVYCYAMVMEVQLVMEFAATVFATIGMACEGGFKEMVKEANHVFTKGPTFYWTFAILANVVTWQLSFAATSGMVYLTSGITGGICMTALLAMNVIGGVVAYGDVFGGVKIVSTVLCIWGFSSYTYGMYMKMKKEEKEKGEYSGVKTTEDSGEMEVEMGNVKDDVAAADDRA; the protein is encoded by the coding sequence atgagTGATGGTCGAGTTAACGCAGATCCTCAACAAGAAGAGAACATGGTTAAACCACCGGTTAAGAGATCTCTCACTCTCCTCATCGTGActtacttttttctcttcttcggcTCTATCGCTTCGAGCCTTCTCGCGAAGTACTATTTCGTCTACGGTGGCTCGAGCCGGTGGGTCTCCACGTGGGTTCAATCTGCTGGCTTCCCTCTCCTCCTCATCCTAATCTACTTCCCTCACTACGTTCTCAAAACCACCACTCGCCGTCCTTTCACGCGCTTCACGCTCCGCCATCTCATCTTCTCCGTGTTGATCGGGCTTGTTCTCGGTTTCAACAACTTCCTCTTCTCATGGGGAACCTCGTACCTTCCGGTGTCCACGTCATCGCTTCTCCTCTCGACACAACTCGTCTTCACTCTCATTTTGTCTAGGATCATAGTGAAACAGAAGATCACTTTCTCAAACCTCAACTGCGTTGTCCTGTTGACGTTAAGCTCTGTTTTGTTGGCTCTTGATTCGAGTAAAGATAAACCGTCCGGTTTAACCAAAACCAAGTATTTCATCGGGTATGTATCCACGATCGGAGCCGGTTTACTCTTCGCTCTTTACCTCCCCGTGACGGAGAAGCTATACCGTACCGTTTATTGTTACGCGATGGTCATGGAGGTGCAACTGGTGATGGAATTCGCAGCGACGGTTTTCGCGACAATCGGTATGGCTTGCGAAGGCGGGTTTAAGGAAATGGTTAAGGAAGCGAACCATGTTTTCACCAAAGGACCAACATTTTATTGGACGTTTGCGATACTAGCAAATGTGGTGACGTGGCAGCTCTCTTTCGCAGCCACGTCAGGGATGGTTTACTTGACGTCAGGTATCACCGGAGGTATCTGCATGACGGCGTTGCTCGCGATGAATGTGATAGGAGGTGTGGTGGCTTACGGTGACGTGTTTGGTGGAGTGAAGATTGTGTCGACGGTGCTATGTATTTGGGGATTCTCATCTTACACATACGGGATGTatatgaagatgaagaaggaggagaaggagaagggaGAATATTCCGGCGTAAAGACGACGGAAGACAGCGGAGAGATGGAGGTGGAAATGGGAAATGTTAAAGATGACGTGGCGGCGGCGGATGATAGGGCTTGA